In Populus nigra chromosome 10, ddPopNigr1.1, whole genome shotgun sequence, the following proteins share a genomic window:
- the LOC133705069 gene encoding truncated transcription factor CAULIFLOWER A-like: protein MGRGRVQLKRIENKINRQVTFSKRRAGLLKKAHEISVLCDAEVALIVFSHKGKLFEYSTNACMEKILERHERYSYAERQLVATDLDSQGNWTLEYNRLKAKVELLQRNHRHYLGEDLDSVSLKELQNLEQQIDTALKFIRERKNHLMYQSISELQIKEKAIKEQNNMLVKQIKEKEKALAQPALWDQQDHGPNASSFLLPQPPLPCLNISYQEEDPEARRNYELDLTLEPIYSCHLGCFGT from the exons atgggAAGAGGTAGGGTTCAGCTGAAGAGAATAGAGAACAAGATCAACCGGCAGGTTACATTTTCCAAAAGAAGAGCTGGATTGTTGAAGAAAGCTCATGAAATCTCAGTCCTATGTGATGCCGAGGTTGCCTTGATCGTCTTCTCTCATAAAGGGAAGCTCTTTGAATACTCCACCAATGCTTG CATGGAAAAGATACTTGAACGCCACGAGAGGTATTCTTATGCAGAGAGGCAATTAGTCGCAACTGATCTTGATTCGCAG GGGAACTGGACCCTAGAGTATAACAGGCTCAAGGCAAAGGTTGAACTTCTACAGAGAAACCACAG GCACTATTTGGGGGAAGATCTGGACTCCGTGAGTCTCAAAGAGCTGCAAAACTTGGAGCAACAGATTGATACCGCCCTTAAATTCATTCGGGAAAGAAAA AACCATCTGATGTATCAGTCGATTTCTGAGCTGCAGATAAAG GAGAAGGCAATTAAAGAGCAAAATAACATGTTAGTGAAGCAG ATCAAGGAGAAGGAGAAAGCACTGGCACAGCCGGCACTCTGGGACCAGCAAGATCATGGCCCTAATGCTTCCTCATTCCTTTTACCACAGCCGCCACTGCCTTGTTTAAACATCAG TTACCAGGAAGAAGATCCAGAAGCGAGGAGGAATTATGAACTTGACCTTACGCTGGAACCAATTTATTCGTGTCACCTTGGATGCTTTGGAACATGA